Within bacterium, the genomic segment CAACCCTTAAATCAGAGACTGGCTCCCTGGGTGGGTTTGGGGAGAGAGCAAAAACCACGGCTATCTTTATCATCGATGTTTCTTACAGTATGGGGGCCGCCTCAGCCGGAGGAAAAACAGCCATTGAACGGGCTAAAGAAACCGCCTTAAAGGTCTTGGAATCTCTTAAAGAGGGAGATAGGGCCAGTCTTATCCTGGCCTCCCTTCAACCTGAGATCATCTTTGATCCGCCCACCTTTAATTTAGCTCAAGTAGCCCGTGAGATCAAACGGATAGAACCAGGCCATACGCCCGGATTTATCGCCCCGGCCCTTAATCGGGCCTACCAAATCCTTCAGACCCAAACTCTCCCTAACGCCGAAATCTACATCTTAAGCGATGGTCAAAAAAAAGCCTGGGAAGATATGGCCGGGATAAAACCTGATCCGGCTATAAAATTGTTTTGCTTGAGCTGGCCGTCGGACCGAATGGTCGAAAATGCCGCCATCGTTGACCTTGATATTCCCACCATACTGAGAATCAATACCCCCCACCAATTGGGAGCCAGGATTAAAAACTTTGATGACCAGGAAAAGGATCTACTGGTCAGCCTGTATCTGGATGGTGATAAAAGGGGACAGCGAATTTTAAAAGTAGACCCGAAGGAAGAAACTTCAATCAACTTTTACTACACCTTCCAAAAGAGCGGAGAATATACCGGTTATTTCGCCCTTAAGGATGATGCCCTGGCTTTGGACAACATCTATCCTTTTTCTTTCCGTATCCCGGCGGTAATAAAGGTCTTGACTATTGGGCCTGAAGACAAAGACACCCTTTATCTTAACTATGCCCTCAGGCCGGCTGGTCAGGAGGAAAAGGGCTACCTCATCATGCCTGTTTCCGATGCAGCCGCCGATCTGGCCAGGTTCGATCTTTCACATTATGACCTTATTGCCTTAGTTAATCTGGAAGATATTTCTGCCGAGGTGGAGGTCAACTTAACCAAATACCTCGAAGCCGGTGGTGGTTTGCTTATTTTTTTAGGGGGGAAAGGTATGATTAGTGAAAGGCTCAGTCACTTGCTTCCAGCTAAACCAATAACTGTCTTGGAAAGAAAAGATAAACCTTTCACTATTGTTTCTTTTGAGATTAACCATTATATCTTTAATCCATTTAAGTCCCTGAAAAGGGGGTTGGAGGGGACTCATTTCTATCAAATCTTTGAAGTAGATCCGCTGCCTTCTTCCCGGGTCCTGGCCAAATTTAACGAAGCTTATCCAGCCATCATCGAAGGAAAATGGGGGAAGGGACGAACTATTATGGTGGCCAGCAGTGGAGATATCAGTTGGAATGATTTACCCCTTTCACCCTTCTATCTTCCCCTGATGCACCAGTTGACTTACTATTTGAATCGAAATTTCTCGTCAATTCCAAGAGAATTTATGGTTGGCGACCGATATGAGCTACCGGCGACCACCGAGGAGCCGATTATTGTCATCGATCCGGAAGGAGAGGTCAGAGAGATCAAACCCATTCAAAAAGGGGCTTCACTGGCCGCCGATTATGGCCCTCTAAACAAAACCGGAATTTATCAGGTCAATCGG encodes:
- a CDS encoding VWA domain-containing protein, coding for MLTFLNPLFLLGLLGASIPIIIHVVARRRIRKIQFSSLMFLRFLEGRKRRRFQLQQLLLLALRILIIAFFSLALARPTLKSETGSLGGFGERAKTTAIFIIDVSYSMGAASAGGKTAIERAKETALKVLESLKEGDRASLILASLQPEIIFDPPTFNLAQVAREIKRIEPGHTPGFIAPALNRAYQILQTQTLPNAEIYILSDGQKKAWEDMAGIKPDPAIKLFCLSWPSDRMVENAAIVDLDIPTILRINTPHQLGARIKNFDDQEKDLLVSLYLDGDKRGQRILKVDPKEETSINFYYTFQKSGEYTGYFALKDDALALDNIYPFSFRIPAVIKVLTIGPEDKDTLYLNYALRPAGQEEKGYLIMPVSDAAADLARFDLSHYDLIALVNLEDISAEVEVNLTKYLEAGGGLLIFLGGKGMISERLSHLLPAKPITVLERKDKPFTIVSFEINHYIFNPFKSLKRGLEGTHFYQIFEVDPLPSSRVLAKFNEAYPAIIEGKWGKGRTIMVASSGDISWNDLPLSPFYLPLMHQLTYYLNRNFSSIPREFMVGDRYELPATTEEPIIVIDPEGEVREIKPIQKGASLAADYGPLNKTGIYQVNRSGDKEHFTARPDFSESDLSLLSKSEVKEIFKDTKVKFISSNGQIERVVYESRQGRELGNRFLGIVLGLLLAEGLLSNRFSRPRKI